The Pseudomonas triclosanedens genome has a window encoding:
- a CDS encoding Arm DNA-binding domain-containing protein encodes MGKIRARSDNQKLFFDFTYLDKRCREQTMLPDTPANRRKLEKILERIEAEITLGVFDYATYFPQSSKVAEFNRLQAGCAQLRTPLFKDFAERWFDEKRVEWRDTHTKTVRLTLDKYLLPEFGKKEVSAITKAEILSFRSALGKVPGLKGQALSATRINHIMTPLRMILSEAADRFEFTSPYLNIKSLKVPKTDVEPFTLEEVLQILGAVREDFRNYYTVRFFTGMRTAEIDGLQWKYVDFQRRQILIRESWVGGKLDYTKNDGSQREIDMSGPVYQALLDQQQKTGVGQFVFCSREETPFAYRNINNRVWYPLLRHLGLRRRRPYQTRHTAATLWLAAGENPEWIARQMGHTTTEMLFRVYSRYVPNLTRRDGSAFDNLIQANLKA; translated from the coding sequence ATGGGTAAGATTCGCGCCCGCTCGGACAATCAGAAGTTGTTCTTCGACTTCACCTATCTGGACAAACGCTGTCGTGAGCAGACGATGCTGCCCGACACGCCGGCCAACCGTAGGAAGCTGGAGAAAATCCTCGAGCGCATCGAGGCCGAAATCACTCTTGGGGTCTTTGATTACGCAACTTACTTCCCGCAGAGCAGCAAGGTGGCGGAGTTCAATCGGCTGCAGGCTGGCTGTGCCCAGTTGAGGACACCGCTGTTCAAGGACTTCGCCGAGCGCTGGTTCGACGAAAAGAGGGTGGAGTGGCGCGACACGCACACAAAGACGGTGCGCCTCACACTCGATAAATACCTGCTACCTGAATTCGGCAAGAAAGAGGTCAGCGCCATCACCAAGGCAGAAATCCTGTCCTTCCGCTCGGCACTCGGCAAAGTTCCCGGGCTGAAGGGACAGGCTCTGTCAGCGACGCGAATCAACCACATCATGACGCCATTGCGCATGATCCTTAGTGAGGCAGCTGACCGGTTCGAGTTTACTTCACCGTACCTCAACATCAAATCGCTGAAGGTCCCCAAGACCGATGTGGAGCCCTTCACTCTGGAAGAGGTGCTGCAGATCCTTGGGGCAGTACGTGAAGACTTCCGCAATTACTACACGGTGCGCTTCTTTACCGGCATGCGCACTGCAGAAATCGATGGCCTGCAGTGGAAATACGTCGATTTCCAACGCCGGCAGATTCTGATCCGCGAAAGCTGGGTCGGCGGCAAGCTCGATTACACGAAGAATGACGGCTCGCAGCGCGAGATCGACATGTCGGGGCCGGTTTACCAGGCCCTGCTCGATCAGCAGCAGAAGACCGGTGTCGGGCAGTTCGTCTTCTGCAGTCGGGAGGAGACGCCATTTGCGTACCGCAATATCAACAACCGGGTCTGGTATCCGTTGCTTCGCCACCTGGGGCTGCGCCGACGGCGCCCCTATCAGACCCGCCATACCGCGGCGACCCTGTGGCTAGCCGCGGGTGAAAACCCGGAATGGATCGCCAGGCAGATGGGACATACGACTACAGAGATGCTGTTCCGAGTCTACTCGCGTTATGTCCCCAACCTGACACGGCGCGACGGCAGTGCCTTCGACAACCTTATTCAAGCCAATCTCAAGGCCTGA
- the gabD gene encoding NADP-dependent succinate-semialdehyde dehydrogenase, with protein MQLNDAKLFRQQAYIDGSWVDADSGKTINVNNPATNEIIGTVPKMGAAETRRAIEAADKALPAWRALTAKERANKLRKWFDLMIENQDDLARLMTIEQGKPLAEAKGEIAYAASFLEWFGEEAKRIYGDTIPGHQPDKRIIVIKQPIGVTAAITPWNFPSAMITRKAGPALAAGCTMVLKPASQTPYSALALAELAERAGIPKGVFSVVTGSAGEVGGELTSNPIVRKLTFTGSTEIGRQLMAECAKDIKKVSLELGGNAPFIVFDDADLDAAVDGALISKYRNNGQTCVCANRLYVQDGVYDAFVEKLKAAVAKLNIGNGLEQGVTTGPLIDSKAVAKVEEHIADAVSKGAKVLTGGKPHALGGTFFEPTILVDVPKNALVSKDETFGPLAPVFRFKDEAEVIAMSNDTEFGLASYFYARDLARVFRVAEQLEYGMVGINTGLISNEVAPFGGIKASGLGREGSKYGIEDYLEIKYLCLGGI; from the coding sequence ATGCAACTCAATGATGCCAAGCTGTTCCGCCAACAGGCTTACATTGACGGTTCCTGGGTCGACGCCGACAGCGGCAAGACCATCAACGTGAACAACCCGGCCACCAACGAGATCATCGGTACCGTGCCGAAGATGGGTGCCGCCGAGACCCGTCGCGCTATCGAAGCCGCCGACAAGGCCTTGCCGGCCTGGCGCGCGCTGACCGCCAAGGAGCGCGCCAACAAGCTGCGCAAGTGGTTCGATCTGATGATCGAGAATCAGGACGACCTGGCTCGCCTGATGACCATCGAGCAGGGCAAGCCGCTGGCCGAAGCCAAGGGCGAGATCGCCTACGCCGCCTCCTTCCTCGAGTGGTTCGGTGAAGAAGCCAAGCGCATCTACGGCGACACCATTCCGGGTCACCAGCCGGACAAGCGCATCATCGTGATCAAGCAGCCGATCGGCGTGACTGCGGCCATCACACCGTGGAACTTCCCGTCGGCGATGATCACCCGTAAAGCCGGCCCGGCCTTGGCCGCTGGCTGCACGATGGTCCTCAAGCCCGCCTCGCAGACCCCGTACTCCGCCCTGGCCCTGGCCGAGCTGGCAGAGCGCGCCGGTATTCCGAAGGGCGTGTTCAGCGTCGTCACCGGCAGCGCCGGCGAAGTCGGCGGCGAGCTGACCAGCAACCCGATCGTGCGCAAGCTGACCTTCACCGGCTCGACCGAAATCGGCCGTCAACTGATGGCCGAATGCGCCAAGGACATCAAGAAAGTGTCCCTGGAACTGGGCGGCAACGCGCCGTTCATCGTGTTCGACGATGCCGACCTGGACGCCGCCGTCGACGGCGCGCTGATCTCCAAGTACCGCAACAACGGCCAGACCTGCGTCTGCGCCAACCGCCTGTATGTGCAGGACGGTGTGTACGATGCCTTCGTCGAGAAGCTGAAGGCCGCCGTGGCCAAGCTGAACATCGGCAACGGCCTGGAGCAGGGCGTCACCACCGGTCCGCTGATCGATTCCAAGGCCGTTGCCAAGGTCGAAGAGCACATCGCCGACGCCGTTTCCAAGGGTGCCAAGGTCCTCACTGGCGGCAAGCCGCACGCCCTGGGTGGCACCTTCTTCGAGCCGACCATCCTGGTCGACGTGCCGAAGAATGCCCTGGTGTCCAAGGACGAAACCTTCGGCCCGCTGGCGCCGGTGTTCCGCTTCAAGGACGAGGCCGAAGTCATCGCCATGTCCAACGACACCGAGTTCGGCCTGGCATCCTACTTCTACGCTCGTGACCTCGCTCGCGTATTCCGCGTGGCCGAGCAGCTGGAATATGGCATGGTGGGCATCAATACCGGCCTGATTTCCAACGAAGTGGCGCCGTTCGGCGGCATCAAGGCTTCCGGCCTGGGCCGCGAAGGTTCGAAGTACGGTATCGAGGACTACCTCGAGATCAAGTACCTCTGCCTCGGCGGTATCTGA